The Microtus ochrogaster isolate Prairie Vole_2 chromosome 10, MicOch1.0, whole genome shotgun sequence genome contains the following window.
GACAGGGCCCCTAGGGATTCCGCGGGCCCTTATGAAGGCGGTGTCAATGCTGACGCCTAAACCAACATAAAGCCCGAGTGGAGGGAATCCCAGCACGACACAGTGCAAAGGCACTGGGTGTAAGTAAATGTGTTCTACTCAAGGATCCAGTAGTGCCAGTCAGGGAGAACCGGTCGAGGCCGGATGGAACAGGGTCTTGCAGGCTGCTGTAAGGGGTCTGGATAGATCACCACGGGTGTtccatgtgagcacacacagcaAGGTTGTAATCAGGATGCaacactagtttttttttttaaaaaataactttattattattttatgtatacagtatctgagctgcatgtatgtctgtgcaccatgtgtgtgcctggtgccctcagaaatCAAATCCCCGTGAACTGGAGTCATATAGGGCGGTGTGCCTCATATGTGCCTGgggcctgaggaagccagaagagaatgctggatcccctggaattggaattacaaaCCCTTAGGAGCCacaatgtggattctgggaaccaaacctgagtcctttggTAGAGTAACCAGTACTCTGAACCGCTGAGGGACCTGGAGAGACTCGAGCCCTGAGGTAACCCCATCCTCCTCCGGTAGCCTTCAATAAGCACTCATTCCGTGTCTGCTGCACAGGATGCTAATAAACTGGGAACACACCTCTGAGTCGGTGCAGGGAGCCAAAggaacaaaaaaccaaccaaaacaaaacacatctacAGAGTTCAGCCGCTGAGATGTCAGAGTTTATCTGTTAGAGCAAGTGGTGTTATTTCAACCAATAATGCTCCTGGCTGAAGTCAAGAGAGGTCCAGGGTCCTTCTGAGACCTCGGTGGGTGCTGCAGAAGGGTGAAGGGCTGTGGGGCTGGGAGACCTTCCAGCTCTGGAGCCTTGTGTCCCCATCTGACAGTCAGGTGAAGGCCCTCCCCAGCCAGTCCCGAGGACAGAACAGTGTCCTTGCATCAGCCTTGGGCCCTAGGTCCCACCATCAATCCTGGGTCACCCAAGAGACGGGAGTGGGGATCATCAGTCCCTGTCTCTACTCAAGATGCCATCACCCTTCAGCCAGGAGCATtctctggggagctggggagcaggCCGGCTGCCACCTGGTCCTGGTGCCACAACTGCTCTGCAAGGCCGTTGAGCACATGCGCAACGTCAACCAGCCCAGCCCGACCGTCCAGCGTACGCCCATCTGCCAGCCGCCGCCCTGGCACACTCTTCACCCGTAACAAGGGCAGTTGCCAGGTCTGCCGGAAGGCCGTGAGGTCTCGCTCTGGTACGTCTGTGTGCATGTACTGGTCAAACCTGGAGGAGGGTTAAGGCTCCTAGCCAAGAGGCTCTGCTCAGCACCCCAGCACACTCAGCCTTGGCCTCCTCTCTAGAGGCCACACCCAGGGGCCGCCCTTTAAAGAAAAGCCCATGGCTTGAACCTCACAGGGTGACAGGTACTCTACCAGGTGTGCATCCTATGGGCCACTCAAAGGATACTTGGAGCCAATGACCATCTTGACGACCCCAGGGGCTTCGCTGGCTACGCGGGTTAACTGTCCAGGAAGGTCTTCGAAGGAGGCTCGGTcagtgaaagaaaagaggaacaggAAGGCGTCTGCATTCTCTTTGCAAGCCTGAGGACACAGGACATGTGACCACGTGACTCCGTGGGCCTAGAGGCCCCCAAGAAGGATCAGTGGCATCTTCTCCTTCCACAgactgagaaactgaggcccagagcagAGAGTGGCTGGAACACAGGTCCTGGGGCTAGTCAGAGTACACCGACCGCCCTCAGGTAACTAATATCCAAGCCAGGTTCCCGTAGACAGGGCGGGTCTCTGACAAGCCCCACCCAAAGCccacccaggcccacctgcccagctcACCGGCAACATGTGATCAAATTTCTTGAGGGCAGACTCGCCACAGTCCCAGAACTCAAAGCGGAACATGACCACACGGTCGCTGGCCTTTAGCTTGGCCGGCCAAAACACCACAGTAGTTTGAATACCTGAGGAGAATTGGGATCAGCCAATCAGAAGTGGGATGTGGGGTGGGGCGGGACTGGGAAGGGGCATGAGGAAGAGCTACATGTCCACCTTGTGGGTCACCACCCTGACATGGAAGGCATGGTCCCTGACCTGGGAGAATCCTCAgagcaggaaggaacagaagtCCTTGGTAGGCCATGTGGGATTGGCCTGTGCCACAAGAAAGCGGGAGGGAGGAGACCTCAAATGTCCTGGGATGTAGGATGGATCAAAAAGAAACACAGCTGGGGGATGGGCAGGTCGTAAGCATCTACCTTTATGCCAACCAGCCGCCAGTGCTGTCTCTAGCACCAACCCATACAACATGACTTCCCAAGGCCACAGAGGAAATGGCATTGTTATGTATAAACCCATGCTAAGGGCAGTCTGGAGCAGGGTTCTTGCCTCTGTCTCAGGGAGTCTCAGGGAAGGCTACCAAGGATAGGCTGAGGGTTCGAGCCACTCACCAGTCGTCTCATGGTGCACTACAGGCACTTCCTGGCCTGCCAGCTTCGCCACCAGTGCGGTCTTGCCCACACCACTCTTTCCGGACACAAAGATCTTGTAGCTGGCAGTATCAATGGCCACTGAAGGGGGTAGCACTGGCCGTTCCAGCAACCCTGTGGCAAGGAGGGAACCAGGGAGCTGGGGAGTTAATTCTGCTCTTGCTCAGACCCTGGGAGAGATACCCTATATCTAAAGTTAATTAGCCAGCTTGGCTCTCCGCCTTTGACCCAGCTCTATAGAGGCCCAGAATGCACAGAGATGACCTAAGATCTCATAGCTGATCTGTTCAAATTGCGAGATGCTTGAGAGCTTTGCCTGGAGCCTGGATGACATCCCCTCTGGGTACACAAAGcactgggtgttttgcttgcgtgtatgtctgtgtatcatatgtgtgcccggtgcctgcagagaccagaggggaTGTTGTATTCACTaccactggagttacagagagttgtgagctgccatgtatgctctgggaatcaaatctgggttctttggaagagcagccagtgctcttaactgctgagccacctctccagccttttcAGGCCCCTTTTAAGTTTgatgatggaattttttttttttttttgagataaggtttctctgtgtatccctgtctgtcctggaacttgctttatagaccaggctggcctggaactcacagagatacatctgcctctgcctcccaagtgctggaattaaagtgccGCCGCCACtggctttgaaatattttttattgttactattCAATCTGGATTTCTCATACACAAAAACAGGGTGCTGTAGAATTTCTCCTTTAACAGAGAAATATAAGCACAAGTATTTCCAGTTACTAGAAATAAATCCCATAAAACCAATTCGTTGAGATCTTTATGAGTTCTTAAAACCTGCACACAGGGGCTGGAGCGATCggtcagtggtgaagagcaccagctgctcttccagaggagccaggttccatgcccagcacccacatggtggctcacaaccatcggtagcTGCAGACTCAGGGAATCTGCCCTCCTCTTCTAACCTCGAGGGCACTGCATGCAGGTgctgcacagatatgcatgcatgtaaaacactcatacacacaaagaatagTTAGTAATAAAACCTTGaacataaaaatgtcaaaacGATGATATTCCATAACCTAATGATTTGAAGTCCTAAGTTCTGAGCTGGTTTTTGAGGCGCCAGGGACAGAACAGCCCCCCACACGCTAGGTGAcagctctaccattgagctatatcccagCCTCATGAGATGGACTTTTTCTATGTTGCCATGGCAATCCCTGAATtcgtgatccttctgcctcagcctctccagtagCTTTGGTCTGAAGCCTGCTGGTGCTGGACTCCCAAAGCAGATGTCATGCCTCTTGGCCTGAATCAGGGCCTTGCTTGGGTAACGTGGCTTAATTCAGGGGCACACCAATGCCTCACCTTAGATAGCAAGGCCAGCAAGGCACTGAAGGGTTCTCCTTTCCTCATTAGGGTATGACCCTAAGCACGTCTCTTAACTGTTCTGCTAAGAATGTTGAATAGGCCTGGCCCGGTGGCATATGcctaatcccagggctggggaggcagaggtaagcgggtctgtgaatttgaggccagcctggtctgcagagtcagtttcaggacagccagggactacataaagaaatcctgtctcaaaacaaaacaaaacaaaacaaaaaaacccaccaggcattggtggttcacgcctttagcctttaatcccagcactcaggaggcagaggcaggcagatctctgtgagtctgaggctagcctggtctacagaacaagtgccaggacaggctccaaagctacatagagaaaccctgtcttgaaaacaaaacaaaacaaaacaaaaacaaaaagagaaataaagaaaagagaagaaagttgaatggtggcacatgcctttaatcccagcacttggtaggcagaagcaggtggatctatgagttcaaagctagcctggtctacataacgagtttgggctatatagtgaaaccctgtcttctaGAAAAAGGCTGCTCAGTGGGTCACTGTGCAAAGCGCCCAGCAGAAGGCGTAACTCCAGGTGAGGAGGGCTCAGTCAACAGCATCTCTGGTGACATTGCTATTGGCAGGCATGGGCTGTTTCCATGTTCCTGGCTCTGCTGGTGGAATTAGCTTTAAgcagatttgggggagggggcccTAGAGAGATGGCATCCAGGGGACCTCGACGGTGAGGACTGCTGTTGGGCAGGTCCCACTGTCCTGTTTCTGTTACCCCAGGGAGTGTCAAGAGCGCACAAGTGTGGTATGTGGTGTTTGGCGAAGTGAGGAGGGGAGGCACTTACCAAACTCCCGCCGGCGATTCTTGCGCAGGATGCAGGCTAAGTACTCCTTGCCCTCGACGGTCTCATGCCAGTCTGGGACAATCACCGAACCGTGCACGGGAGGTCTGGCCATGGTTGAGCACGCCAGTGAGGTTAGGATGTGGCAGAATACTGGGaataggagtggagagagggtTAACTTTTATCCCAAACCGGCCCCATGGTTCCTCTTAATCTCTTTCTGGCTCTCCCTTGAAGCCTGGCTCCCCACCCGAAGGTGCATTTCCATAGCCCCACTCCTCCACATCGCTCTCTGGGGAAACAGCCCAACCTTGTCCTAGGAAGGTATTTCCACAAGCCTCTTCTGCCTTGTCGCCTTCCGAGGGTCTCACAGCCCGGCTTCACCTCTGTCTCCTACACTCCGACTACCGGGACCACCAACTTTCACAGTCCCGGCGAGCAAGCAAGCAGGAGTAGGGAATGATCCCTTTAAAAGCCCGCCCTGTGTGCTTGCCCAGCCCGCAGGGCCCGCTTCCGCCAGGCCGAGACGCGGTCCGTGAGGCGCATGTGCAGGATGTTGCCATGGCGACGCAGAAAGAGGCGGGGCCCCTGAATTCAGGCCGGTCTTTGTGGGTTCCGCAAGGTCTGCAGTTCCATCCGTCAGCTGGGTGTTCTTTAGCTTTACCAGTCTGGGCTCAGATTTTCCTCTCAAACGTAGGCATCTCCTCCAGGAAGGAGGCTTTCTCAGTCCTCTGTGCCTCACTTTCTTCCTCTACAAAGTGAATGTTAACAAACACGATCAGTGGATCAAAACAGAAAGATAGCTCGGAAAATCCTCCAGGAGAAAGTGGATATCTTCTACAATGGCGAAAACAGCCGTGTCCACAAAGAAAAGCTGGAGGCTGAGAGGAAAAAGCAAGCgaggaagaaaagagcaaaggagaccctagaaaaaaagaagttgttgAAAGAACTATGGGAAGCAAGTCAACACGTCCCTGAGGAAAGGATTGTGCTGACGCTGTACCAGGGGGCTTTTGGGAATAACGGTGGTAATGCCTAGCACCGGTGTTGGCGCATCTAAAGAAAgtgtcctggaggcaggagtggtggtgcacactgcgGTCTCGGCACTCGGGAGGGCCAGGGCTTGAGCAGAAGCACTTGTCCCACAAGTGAGTTTGATTCTCAAAATCCACATAAGGGTGGAAGGTCAGAACTGACTCCAgagtcctctgacttcctgatGTAAGCTATTCGCTGTGTGCCCACACttgtcacacacaaaaatgaacaagcaatACAAGGTTGAGATAAaaacagtttgaaaaaaaaaacattcaatgcttttttccttttctttctttctttcttttttcctttctttcttccttttttagacagtctcactgtgtaatcctCCCTGGCTAGACTGAAACTTTTAATGTAGAcgaggatggcctcgaactcacaaaaatactgcctctgcctctctagtactggggttaaaggtgtgcaccactatacttacctccccccccctttttttttcctcatagcGTTCTTTACCACAGTGTCTGGGCAACACAGCTCAGCGGGTTTTAGTTATTGTGTTGTTGTTACTAATGTCACAACCCCATCGTTCCTGCTCAGCAGGTCCACCATCAAACACCTCTGGACTGAGAAGTCAAgggacttttgtttatttatttatttttggtttttcgagacagggtttctctgtggttttggagcctgtcctggaattagctctgtagaccaggctggtctcgaactcacagagatccgcctgcctctgcctcccgagtgctgggattaaaggcgtgcgccaccaccgcccggcgtcaaGGAACTTTTGTAAGAGGTCCAAATAAAGAGTCATTTGTTTACTAATTGATTTATTCATTCCTTCCATTCAATGGTGACCAAGCCCCTACTGTGTGCTCAGCATCTAGTAGGAGCTGTGGAAGCAAGGGTGAGCCTGGATGCTCCAGCCTGGGCCTGTGAGCAACCCAGAAGCGGGCTGCTCAGTGAATGACGTGAACTGGACGGGACAAAGGGACCAGCTCTGAGAGGCGTCTATTACAGTTACCCTTCACCGGCATCTCCCTCAGTGTGCCTTCAAGTAGGGCCAGCCACTGCTTTGCTATGAATGACTTCGGGGGCTTGGAGGAGGTTACTGCACTGGAGTCTACGGCCATTCATCCCCGTATAAACAGTACCATGTCTTTTCTATTACAGATGAAGAAAGCCCGAGGAATGACATAGCTTGTCTGGGGTTACACCCGCCACAAAATAGTCAGTGGAAAAACAGACTCAGAAAACAGACTCAGAGTCGGGTTACCTGACTCTGAAAACACTATCCATTCAGTCAGATTGGGTTTTGGGTTTTCAGCACTTcaccccagcacctaggagggGCTAGTGAAGCTAAAAGCAGGAAGAGGGCTGCAAACCTTCAAGAGAGAGGTTTGTGTCTCACTGggtagggaagggaggagggtgcAAGAGAGAGAGCTTTCCTCGCTGGCTTACACTGCTTGGAGGCAGAAGTACAAGAGGAAACCATTTGTACAGGACTCTGTGGCTGGAATCCATTGCTCATGCTCCTGGGTTCCTTCTGGAATGCTTGGGGATCTGCCCAGCCAGGGTGATCCATAGCTATGCATGGCTCTCCACAGGCCAGGAGGGCTCATCTGAATTGTCTTTGGGCTTCTACACTTCACATCCAGCCTCGCCAGGTCTGACTTGTGGGAGACAcaatggggagggggggagtgAGAAAGTGCAGCAAACAGCAGAGTGCGCTGGTGTTAACGTGGGGGGTCCTGTTAACGGGTCAGGTCCTCTTGGGCACAGACAGGGAGGCGGGTGGATAGAGCAGCTGGTGGCCAGAGGGTGAGGAGTTCATCAGTATTCATTGCCTGAGCTCAGGAGAAGACACTTGATGGGAGCACAGAGTCTGCAAACACAGGGAAATTCTGTCCAGGGGTCTAGGGGGAAAGGAGAgtctgaacatttatttatttatttatttatttatttatttatttatttatttattcttttttctaaaaatttatttattatgcgttcagtgttctgcctgcatgtatgcctggtctatagagcgagttccagggcagccagggctacacagagaaaccctgtctcgaaaccaaaccaacaacaaaaaaccaaaaacccaaaaagctaagtgtgtgccaccacaccaggttcTGCTGCTCTcgctctttgtttttttttgtttgtttgtttgttttagttttagtttttctttttttgtttttttttgttttttgttttttttttagttttagtttttcgacacagggtttttctgtgtaactttgaagCTTGTtttggaactcgttctgtagaccagagctggccttgaactcacagagatccacttgcctctgcccctcgagtgatgggattaaagggaCCCCCCCCagtgttttatttacttagttttattatttttttaattttatttattatgtatacaatgttctatctgtgtgtatgtctgcaggcctgaagagggcaccagacctcattacagatggttgtgagccaccgtgtggttgctgggaattgaactcaggacctctggaagagcaagcaatgctcttaaccgctgagccatctctccagctcccccggtgttttatttttgatacaggacctcactatgcagccttggctaGACACTCTCCAAACTAAAAGCACAGCCAGCACAGTCAATGGTACCAGCCTGACGTCATGTCTATCCAGCCAATAGACAGATAGTGCTTCCCTTGAGAGGGAAAGGACATGCAGACCAGAGTATCAGAGAAAGAGCTCCGGAAAGAGGGCTGGGTGGGCACTAGCTGGAGGTGACAACAGACAGTGGGTGTAGGATGTGAATGGCCAGGCCAGTTGGAACTGTTAGCCATATAGATAGAGCAGGGGACCTGTCACCACCTTTGGCCTTTGTGGGTactacttacacacacacacacacacacacacacacacgcacgcacacacacgcacatacacaggcacatgcacacacacatacacagagcctGGATGCCACCCAGCTATAACAGTGACAAGCTTGAACTGAGGAAAACCTcaaagaggctgagacaggagaagtGCCGACAGAATAGCTGGGGGACCCAGTGACAGGTAGCTGAGAACAGGGGTGGCCACCCTTGCCACCCTCA
Protein-coding sequences here:
- the Cplane2 gene encoding ciliogenesis and planar polarity effector 2, which produces MARPPVHGSVIVPDWHETVEGKEYLACILRKNRRREFGLLERPVLPPSVAIDTASYKIFVSGKSGVGKTALVAKLAGQEVPVVHHETTGIQTTVVFWPAKLKASDRVVMFRFEFWDCGESALKKFDHMLPACKENADAFLFLFSFTDRASFEDLPGQLTRVASEAPGVVKMVIGSKFDQYMHTDVPERDLTAFRQTWQLPLLRVKSVPGRRLADGRTLDGRAGLVDVAHVLNGLAEQLWHQDQVAAGLLPSSPENAPG